Genomic segment of Verrucomicrobiota bacterium:
TTCGCCAACTGGAGCAAGTGCACCTTGCCTATTCCGGGCAGTCTCGAAGATTCGCCTGGTTTTTTTGCCTAGACGCTGGCTGGGCTTGGATGGTGGTGCAGTTCGGCGAGCAGTTCGACGTGGTAGGTCTGGGGGAACATGTCAAACGGGGTGACGCGTTCGAGGCTGTACCCGGCGTCCACGAGGCGGCGGGCGTCGCGAGCGAAGGCGGCCGGATGGCATGAGATATAGGCGATGCGCGCGGGGGGACCCTCAATCAGGGCGCGGATGACGCGGGCGTCGCACCCGGCGCGGGGTGGGTCGAGCACGACGAGGTCGGCGGGCAGGTGGTCGGCCAGGAGCTGCTCGACGCGGCCGCGGCGGACGATGACGCGTTTGCGCAGGCCGGCGGCCTGGATGCGGCGGCGGGCGGCAACGACGGCGTCGCGGTCGAGCTCAATGGCGACAACGTTCTTCTGTCTGTGGCCAAGCTGCTCGGCGAGGAGGCCGGTACCGCAATACGTATCCACGACTGTGGCATTCCCCTCCCCTGCTCTCTCAACCACGGCCTGGTAGAGCCGGTGCGCGATGTCGGCGTTAGCTTGCGCGAAGGCGCCGGGATGAAACAGCGTTGTCGTCGGCGCCCCAAGCTGGTAAGCGGGCGCCCCTTCGGACATTCTCCCGCCACGCGCGCGATTTCTATCGCCCCTTCGAGACTCGGGTACGGCTTCCCCATCGTCATCCCGGGGCTCACGCCCCGGGCCAGTATCTTCCGGGCCTTCGGCCCCTGCTATGGAGCGGCTCGATCGGGGGTCGCTTCGCGGCAACCATTCAGTGCAGAAGGCAGCGACGACGGCGGGCGGCAACGGGACGCGCTCGGGGTAGCGCGGCCTCGGCGGCACGGGATCGCAGGCAAGAATGACGACGGGCTGGTCGTCGAGCATGCGCAGGACAAGACGACGCAGGTCGGGCCGGCACCAGGCCATGTCGCCGGAGTTGAGCCAGGCCTCGACGGTGGGAAGCGCGGCGTTGAGCTCGTCGACGAGCAGCGGGCACCGCTCGACGCGGACGAGAGCGCCCGGATCGTCCCATCGGTGGAGGCAAAGGGCGAGCGCGCCGTCCTGATCGCGCACGGCCATGGTGATCTTGCGGCGGTAACCGAACGGCTCGGACGCGACGGTTGGCTCAGGCTCGATGTCGATGTGGCCGACGCGGCGCAGGGTTTCGCGGACGGCGTCGCGTTTGAACTCGAGCTGCTTGGTGTACGTCATGTGCTGGAGCTGGCAACCGCCGCATTGCTCGTAGAAAGGGCACGGGGGCTCGACGCGGTCGGGCGACGCGGTGAGCAGCCACCGCATGTGGGCGCGGCGCCAATGCTTGGAGGCCTGCACGACCTCGGCTTCGCAACGCTCGCCGGGCAGCGCGCGCGGAACGAAGTGGACAAGGCCCTCGTGCCGGGCGATGCCCTCGCCGCTGGTGGACAGCGTTTCGATGTCGAGTGTGATCAAGTATGCGCCTTCCCATGAGAAGCGTGGTTGGGTTCGGTAGCTTCCCTACTCGTCAGCACCATACCATAGAAGAGGACGCGTCGGGAAACGGATCAGGCATTCACCATGGAGGCCACAGAGACCACGAAGAAGGTCCAAGGGTTCTCTGCTCTCTCTGTAAGCTCTGTGCTGAGACGATTTGTGCGCGGAACAGCCAGCGTTCTTCGGGCAGGAGTCGTCAGTTGCTGTCGAGGACTTCGCGCTTCTCGCGTTCGTATTCTTCTTTGGAAAGGATGCCTTCTTCGTAGAGTCTGTGGAGCTTGCGCAGCTTCTCGTCGAAGTCGGATTGGGACTTGGGCCTCGTGTTGCGTGCGGCGCCAAGGTCAACGCTGGCCTCGTCGAGGGCGTCCTTGATCATGCCGCCCGTCATGCGCGACCATGGCTCCATGCCCTCGCGCGCGCGCTCGGGATTGAGCACGACGCCGGAACCGGCCATGCCGAGCCTGCCGATGCCTTGGACAATTCCGCCTACGATCATCATGGCCATGCCGACAATGCCGCGGATCATGGACGAGCGCGCGTCCGTCTCGAAGCTGTCGAAGTCGCCGAAGTTGCAGGCCCCCGTCACAAAGACCGAGCCGAAGGTCAGGAAGCCGAGAATCATCAGCACCATACCGATGTAGTAGACGGTTTTCCGCTCTTCAGATACGTTGCGTCTTGCCATTGTCGCCGCCTCATGCGCATGCGAAAGAAGGGATTGCCCTGCGGTAGCAGTCCACCCACAGGGTCTACTATCGCGCGGCGTCCACATGAAGGTCAATGACGCATTGCGGTGTATGCGGGGACTTCTTCTGGCCGCCGACTCGAGAAGGAGCTGCCGCTGCGCAACTCACGCTTGCGAAAGGCAGGCGAATATGGTACAATGCGCCCTGATCGGTATCAGAACAACGCGAGTGAGCCGCCGGGGATGCGGCGTGATTGGTGGCAGTGTTCGCCGTGCGCGAAGACTGCCGTTTCGCTTATGGAGGCTGTGATGGGATCGGTTGTGGATTCGCGGTATGACGGGTACGAGACGTGTTGTGCGCAGTGGCGCTTCTACCTCGACAGCTACGAGGGCGGGGACGACTACTTGCGCGGCAACTACCTGTTCCGGCACCTCAAGGAGGACGAGGAATCGTTCGACGACCGGCGGGCGCGGGCGTATTACTACAACTTCTGCCGGACAGTGGTCGATACGTACGTGGCGCATCTGTTCCGGAAGGGCGCGGGCATCTTCCGCGAGACGGAGCAGAGTGCAGCATGGGCGCGGTTTCTGACGGACGTTGATCGCAAGGGCAACGACATGTCGACGTTCATGCAGGAGCAGGTGGCGCCGGCGGCGCAGATCTTCGGCCACGTGCACGTGATCGTGGACAAGCCGCCAGCCGACGCCGCGGTGGCGTCGCGCGCCGATGAGGAGGCGAAAGGCATTCGACCATACCTGGTGGTCGTGCACCCGGAGAACCTGGTCAACTTCCAGGAGGACACGTCGGGCGCGTTGTTGTGGGCGCGTGTGCGGGAGCAGGCGCCGGCCGTCCTGCCTGCGGCAGGATTGGGCGATCCGTTCGGCGAGCAGAGCACGGACGCGCCGCATCATGTGTACCGGACGTGGACGCGCACGGGCTGGACGCTGCACGACGAGCACGACCGGCTGATCGCCTCGGGGGGGCACAAGCTGGGCCGGGTGC
This window contains:
- a CDS encoding class I SAM-dependent RNA methyltransferase gives rise to the protein MITLDIETLSTSGEGIARHEGLVHFVPRALPGERCEAEVVQASKHWRRAHMRWLLTASPDRVEPPCPFYEQCGGCQLQHMTYTKQLEFKRDAVRETLRRVGHIDIEPEPTVASEPFGYRRKITMAVRDQDGALALCLHRWDDPGALVRVERCPLLVDELNAALPTVEAWLNSGDMAWCRPDLRRLVLRMLDDQPVVILACDPVPPRPRYPERVPLPPAVVAAFCTEWLPRSDPRSSRSIAGAEGPEDTGPGREPRDDDGEAVPESRRGDRNRARGGRMSEGAPAYQLGAPTTTLFHPGAFAQANADIAHRLYQAVVERAGEGNATVVDTYCGTGLLAEQLGHRQKNVVAIELDRDAVVAARRRIQAAGLRKRVIVRRGRVEQLLADHLPADLVVLDPPRAGCDARVIRALIEGPPARIAYISCHPAAFARDARRLVDAGYSLERVTPFDMFPQTYHVELLAELHHHPSPASV
- a CDS encoding SHOCT domain-containing protein, which codes for MARRNVSEERKTVYYIGMVLMILGFLTFGSVFVTGACNFGDFDSFETDARSSMIRGIVGMAMMIVGGIVQGIGRLGMAGSGVVLNPERAREGMEPWSRMTGGMIKDALDEASVDLGAARNTRPKSQSDFDEKLRKLHRLYEEGILSKEEYEREKREVLDSN